One genomic segment of Peptococcaceae bacterium includes these proteins:
- the aroQ gene encoding type II 3-dehydroquinate dehydratase yields MKTVFVIQGPNLNLLGAREENYYGRVSLDELHKDLAKTGGELGLQVDFFQSNHEGELVEIIQKAKNRADYLIINAGAYTHTSIAIRDALLAVGIPALEVHISNIYKRESFRHKSFLADVVQGQICGLGILGYHLAVRAAAHYLKQGGGTA; encoded by the coding sequence ATGAAGACGGTGTTTGTCATCCAGGGGCCCAATCTCAATTTACTGGGCGCCAGGGAAGAAAATTATTACGGCCGCGTTTCCCTGGACGAACTGCACAAGGACCTGGCAAAGACGGGCGGGGAATTAGGTCTTCAGGTTGATTTTTTTCAATCCAACCACGAAGGCGAACTCGTGGAAATAATTCAAAAAGCTAAGAACAGGGCGGATTACCTCATCATAAATGCCGGGGCCTACACCCATACAAGCATAGCCATACGCGACGCGCTGCTTGCGGTTGGGATACCTGCCCTTGAAGTGCATATAAGCAATATTTATAAACGGGAGAGCTTCCGTCATAAATCTTTCCTGGCTGACGTGGTCCAGGGCCAGATTTGCGGGCTTGGCATTCTGGGTTACCATTTAGCCGTGAGAGCGGCTGCCCATTATCTGAAACAGGGAGGAGGGACTGCTTGA
- a CDS encoding type IV pilus twitching motility protein PilT, with the protein MDVVSLLKKALAMDASDIHLTVGTSPVLRINGVLVKLEAGEEMGYPLTQSDTMQAVRALMTDEQFETWKQKGELDFSYSLPGVGRFRVSSYRQRGCATLAIRLMPYIVPSLESLGLPPAVAGMADKKQGLVLVTGPAGSGKSTTLAALIDKINRERACHIITIEDPIEYLHQHKKSIVEQREIGSDTHSMTAALQASLRQDPDVIVVGDMRALETISTSITAADTGHLVFATMHTNSAAKTVEHIIEVFPAGQQEQIKVQLAATLQGVITQQLLPCRAGSGRVLAAEVLIATPAVRSLIREGKTHQLSNAMQTGGRWGMATMDMSLKELVRTGQVSLETALQYCADRESFTRGLSS; encoded by the coding sequence ATGGATGTTGTTTCACTATTAAAAAAAGCGCTGGCGATGGACGCTTCTGATATTCACTTGACGGTTGGAACTTCACCGGTATTGAGGATAAACGGGGTTCTGGTAAAATTGGAAGCGGGTGAAGAAATGGGTTACCCTTTGACCCAATCAGACACAATGCAGGCGGTCAGGGCCTTGATGACTGATGAGCAGTTCGAAACCTGGAAGCAAAAAGGGGAGCTGGATTTTTCCTATTCACTTCCGGGGGTAGGAAGGTTTAGGGTAAGTTCGTACCGGCAAAGGGGCTGCGCAACCCTGGCCATCAGATTGATGCCTTATATAGTACCTTCTCTTGAGTCGCTGGGACTACCTCCTGCTGTCGCTGGTATGGCGGATAAAAAGCAAGGGCTTGTGCTGGTTACGGGCCCTGCGGGCAGCGGCAAATCCACAACCCTGGCTGCGCTTATTGACAAGATCAACAGGGAACGGGCCTGCCACATCATAACCATAGAAGATCCGATCGAATACCTTCACCAGCACAAAAAAAGCATAGTGGAACAGCGGGAAATCGGGAGTGATACCCATTCAATGACCGCCGCTTTGCAGGCGTCGCTTCGCCAGGATCCTGACGTGATCGTGGTGGGAGATATGCGGGCTTTAGAGACTATATCCACTTCGATAACGGCTGCGGATACGGGTCACCTCGTTTTTGCCACAATGCACACCAACAGTGCGGCCAAGACGGTTGAGCATATTATTGAAGTATTTCCAGCAGGCCAGCAGGAACAAATAAAAGTCCAGCTTGCCGCTACTCTCCAGGGGGTGATCACCCAGCAGCTCTTACCCTGCAGAGCCGGCAGCGGGCGGGTGCTGGCGGCTGAAGTTCTCATAGCCACACCTGCGGTTCGCAGCCTGATCCGCGAAGGGAAAACCCACCAGCTCTCCAATGCGATGCAAACAGGCGGGCGGTGGGGGATGGCAACTATGGACATGTCCTTGAAAGAGCTTGTAAGGACGGGCCAGGTCAGCCTGGAAACAGCCCTGCAGTACTGTGCGGATAGGGAAAGCTTTACTCGCGGGCTCAGCTCATAA
- a CDS encoding Xaa-Pro peptidase family protein, with translation MNSTFSRLKTNYLQEELDALIITKPSNRRYLSGFTGSSGYLLLTEREDILVTDFRYAEQAAAQAQKFRVVRQGLEHMQTLRELIDCYGLKKVGIEKEVTTLSSFEEYQKSIPGAVFVPVSDPVAAWRRIKSAEEIGLIRKAIEIADRTFLHLKGFVTAGQTEKEVALEIEFFMRRLGSERNAFEIIVASGGRSSLPHGTATDKVIARGELVTVDFGAVYSGYRSDITRTLVMGPPDERQKSIYELVLRAQKAAVESIKPGLKSSEVDMVARSIISEAGYGSNFGHGLGHGLGLDIHEGPRLSPLDETMLEPGMVVTVEPGLYLPGWGGVRIEDVVAVTPQGCEVLTRSPKNLDDMIIDS, from the coding sequence TTGAACTCGACCTTTTCCCGCTTGAAAACCAATTACCTCCAGGAAGAACTTGACGCCCTCATCATAACAAAACCGAGCAACCGCCGTTATTTGAGCGGGTTTACCGGAAGCAGCGGGTATCTTCTGTTGACGGAACGGGAGGATATTCTTGTAACGGATTTTCGTTACGCGGAACAGGCCGCCGCGCAGGCGCAAAAATTCAGAGTGGTCCGGCAGGGTCTCGAGCACATGCAGACTTTACGGGAGCTTATCGATTGTTACGGGCTTAAAAAGGTAGGAATTGAAAAAGAGGTTACGACCCTAAGTTCTTTTGAAGAATACCAAAAGAGCATTCCCGGTGCAGTGTTCGTTCCAGTCAGCGATCCTGTCGCCGCCTGGCGCAGGATAAAGTCGGCCGAGGAGATTGGACTTATTAGAAAGGCGATAGAGATAGCCGACAGGACTTTTTTGCACCTGAAAGGCTTTGTCACCGCGGGCCAGACGGAAAAAGAGGTGGCCTTAGAAATCGAGTTTTTTATGCGCCGGCTGGGTTCCGAAAGGAACGCCTTCGAAATCATCGTCGCCTCCGGCGGTCGCTCTTCACTGCCGCATGGAACGGCAACGGACAAGGTTATTGCACGCGGTGAACTTGTGACGGTGGATTTCGGCGCGGTATACAGCGGGTATCGTTCCGATATTACGAGGACCCTGGTGATGGGACCGCCGGATGAACGCCAGAAAAGCATATACGAACTGGTTCTCAGGGCCCAAAAAGCAGCCGTTGAAAGCATTAAACCGGGGCTGAAGTCTTCTGAGGTGGATATGGTGGCTCGCAGCATCATTTCAGAAGCCGGTTACGGCAGTAATTTCGGTCATGGTCTCGGTCACGGCCTGGGGCTGGACATTCATGAGGGGCCGAGGCTGTCCCCGCTAGATGAAACCATGCTGGAGCCGGGAATGGTTGTAACCGTGGAGCCCGGTTTGTACCTGCCGGGCTGGGGCGGTGTCCGGATTGAGGATGTTGTGGCCGTGACACCGCAGGGCTGCGAGGTTTTAACCAGGTCACCCAAAAATTTGGATGATATGATTATCGACAGTT
- a CDS encoding A24 family peptidase: MANAAGWLVVIFLLGPTVRGVAGAVMYSLFLLIARVDLESRLIPNMLVAAVLLAGVMYHFLTRDLSITSRLAGMGAGFLALFSVCLLSRGGVGGGDVKLLSAIGFWLGCPGVLYALFIAAVGGSLAGLILMAAGKKKKADTIAFGPFLALGFIIVFLTGTYTG; encoded by the coding sequence ATGGCCAATGCTGCTGGGTGGCTGGTAGTCATCTTTTTGCTGGGGCCGACAGTCCGCGGGGTGGCCGGAGCAGTAATGTATTCGCTTTTTTTGTTGATAGCCCGCGTTGATCTTGAGTCCCGCCTTATCCCCAATATGCTTGTAGCGGCTGTCCTGCTGGCAGGGGTCATGTACCATTTTCTTACCAGGGACCTCAGTATTACCAGCCGGCTGGCGGGAATGGGAGCGGGGTTCCTTGCGCTTTTTTCAGTATGTCTTTTAAGCCGCGGGGGCGTGGGCGGCGGTGATGTTAAACTGCTGTCGGCTATAGGGTTTTGGCTTGGCTGTCCGGGCGTCCTTTACGCCCTCTTTATCGCCGCAGTGGGGGGAAGCCTGGCCGGCCTTATCCTGATGGCCGCAGGGAAGAAAAAGAAAGCGGACACCATTGCCTTTGGACCATTTTTGGCCCTGGGTTTTATCATTGTTTTCCTGACCGGAACGTATACTGGTTGA
- a CDS encoding MerR family transcriptional regulator — protein sequence MKRKLTVKEVAQILQVEESTIRFWEREFGEYLQVKAQKGQRNRYTPENLEMLGKIRELLHTEMYTIKGARRRLELDRAVGDSLGVEHNFKTTVLFMFSNIMDELQRARGEAQALSCELQELKKTKNRIETQLEEIRGKKLFGLFRIKG from the coding sequence GTGAAAAGAAAGCTTACGGTGAAAGAAGTTGCCCAGATCCTTCAAGTAGAGGAGAGCACCATCCGCTTTTGGGAGAGAGAGTTTGGAGAATACTTGCAGGTTAAGGCGCAAAAAGGTCAAAGAAACAGGTATACTCCGGAGAACCTGGAAATGCTGGGTAAAATTCGCGAATTGCTCCATACTGAAATGTATACCATTAAGGGAGCCAGAAGAAGGCTGGAACTGGACAGGGCTGTCGGCGACTCCCTTGGAGTTGAACATAATTTTAAGACCACTGTTCTATTCATGTTTTCCAATATAATGGATGAACTGCAGAGGGCCCGTGGTGAGGCCCAAGCCCTGTCCTGTGAATTGCAGGAATTGAAAAAAACGAAAAACAGGATCGAGACACAACTTGAGGAAATTCGCGGTAAAAAGCTGTTTGGTTTATTTAGAATAAAAGGTTGA
- a CDS encoding TldD/PmbA family protein, whose amino-acid sequence MKDQLQVAAEKVLERACRQANTEAEVFLLDSEELTVEVAEKKVENMKLARERGLGVRVISGGKLGFAHSSDLSPAALESVVEKALHNARVTHPDESWVLPRPQISYPGLDIFDEATFQMPVESKIELAQNIEAAARSYDRRVVITEKAVYHEAKYRVIILNSRGLAGSYRGSYCGGYAMVVASENQDSQTGFGLQYSLKYHELDPLEIGREAGEKAVRLLGAKTIPSGRIPVVLDPYTASSFLGVLQAAFSAEAVLKGKSFLQGLEGRMVASPLVTIVDDGTMAGRLGSAPFDGEGVPTARTVLVREGELSGFLHNSYTAKRFGVEPTGNSTRVSYKNTPEVGITNFYLKEGNLSAEELVKDLSRGLYVTDILGMHTANPVSGDFSLGAAGFLIEGGECTVPVKGVAIAGNLKEMLLDIDGVANDIRFFIGKGAPSVRLRSLNVSGT is encoded by the coding sequence ATGAAAGACCAGTTGCAGGTAGCAGCGGAAAAGGTTCTGGAAAGGGCCTGCCGGCAAGCGAATACCGAAGCCGAGGTTTTTTTGCTTGATTCGGAAGAACTGACGGTTGAAGTTGCTGAAAAAAAGGTGGAGAATATGAAGCTTGCCCGGGAACGCGGCCTTGGTGTGAGGGTGATTTCCGGCGGGAAGTTGGGTTTTGCCCATTCTTCGGACCTTTCACCCGCAGCCCTGGAAAGCGTAGTGGAAAAAGCCCTGCATAATGCGAGGGTAACACACCCGGATGAAAGCTGGGTTCTTCCCCGCCCGCAAATCTCATATCCCGGCCTTGACATCTTTGATGAGGCAACTTTCCAGATGCCGGTGGAAAGTAAAATTGAACTGGCTCAAAATATTGAAGCGGCAGCCCGCAGCTATGACCGGCGGGTGGTGATTACGGAAAAGGCTGTATATCACGAGGCGAAATACCGCGTGATCATACTTAACAGCCGCGGCCTAGCCGGGAGTTACCGCGGATCGTACTGCGGCGGTTACGCCATGGTGGTGGCGAGTGAAAACCAGGATAGCCAGACCGGCTTTGGCCTGCAGTACAGTTTGAAATACCATGAACTCGATCCCCTGGAAATAGGCAGGGAGGCCGGTGAAAAAGCCGTTCGCCTGCTGGGTGCGAAAACGATTCCCTCGGGCAGAATACCGGTCGTACTAGACCCGTACACAGCGAGCAGTTTCCTTGGCGTTTTGCAGGCAGCTTTTTCCGCGGAGGCGGTTTTGAAGGGCAAGTCGTTTTTACAGGGACTGGAGGGCAGGATGGTGGCCAGTCCCCTGGTTACGATTGTTGACGATGGAACAATGGCCGGAAGATTGGGTTCGGCGCCGTTTGACGGGGAAGGCGTTCCGACCGCGAGAACTGTTTTGGTTAGGGAGGGTGAACTCTCAGGTTTCCTGCACAACAGTTACACCGCGAAAAGATTTGGAGTTGAACCAACGGGGAACAGCACGCGCGTTTCTTATAAAAACACGCCTGAGGTTGGAATAACCAATTTTTATTTGAAAGAAGGGAACCTTTCCGCTGAAGAACTGGTTAAAGACCTGAGCAGGGGTTTATATGTCACCGACATCCTGGGCATGCATACGGCCAATCCGGTTTCCGGCGATTTTTCCCTGGGGGCGGCAGGCTTTCTAATCGAAGGCGGCGAATGCACCGTGCCGGTCAAAGGTGTGGCCATTGCCGGCAATCTCAAAGAAATGCTCCTGGATATAGACGGGGTGGCCAACGATATAAGGTTTTTTATCGGCAAGGGGGCTCCCAGCGTTCGCCTCAGGAGTTTGAACGTAAGCGGCACTTAA
- a CDS encoding endonuclease III domain-containing protein, giving the protein MSCEQTELTGKLMDIYNRLFEKFGPRRWWPADNNLEMVLGAILVQNVSWKNTAAALQNLREKGLIDLKKLLQVPVEELEELIRPTRYYRTKAKKVKAFACLVGEKYEGDLERLLGLPLTSLREELIKVYGIGEETADSIVLYGSRQPIFVVDAYTRRIFHRLGFFSENIGYGEMQTFFMRHLKADVQLYNEYHALLDCLGSRLCRAKNPGCGECPLDDLCKYEEKGEGK; this is encoded by the coding sequence ATGAGCTGCGAACAAACGGAATTAACGGGAAAGTTAATGGATATATACAACCGCCTGTTTGAAAAATTCGGACCGCGCCGCTGGTGGCCGGCTGATAATAACCTGGAAATGGTCCTCGGGGCGATTTTGGTCCAGAACGTTTCATGGAAGAATACCGCGGCCGCCCTGCAAAACCTTCGGGAAAAAGGATTAATTGATTTAAAAAAGCTGCTTCAGGTTCCTGTCGAAGAACTGGAAGAATTGATCAGGCCTACCCGTTACTACAGAACGAAAGCTAAAAAAGTAAAGGCTTTTGCCTGCCTGGTGGGTGAAAAATATGAGGGGGACCTGGAAAGGCTGCTTGGTCTTCCTTTAACCAGCCTCCGCGAGGAACTCATAAAGGTTTACGGGATTGGGGAAGAGACAGCGGATTCAATCGTTCTTTACGGCAGCAGGCAGCCGATTTTCGTGGTGGATGCCTATACCCGGCGCATTTTCCATCGCCTGGGCTTCTTCAGCGAAAATATCGGGTATGGGGAGATGCAAACTTTTTTTATGCGCCACCTCAAAGCTGATGTCCAGCTGTACAATGAATATCATGCCCTGCTGGACTGCCTCGGCAGCCGCCTCTGCAGGGCAAAAAATCCCGGCTGCGGGGAATGCCCGCTGGACGATCTTTGTAAGTACGAAGAAAAAGGTGAAGGAAAATGA
- a CDS encoding YqeG family HAD IIIA-type phosphatase, whose amino-acid sequence MIIFRKSRYLKPRRQLKSLKEINLACLWKQGKRGLVLDLDNTISPWRENEVTPEADSLIREALRLKYKVCLLSNASSKRVESIARRYNIPFVAPALKPLKKPYRKAMALMKLQSEQVIAVGDQLFTDVLGGNRSGCYTVLVPPLNKREFLWTRLMRAVESLVIENGSQNVD is encoded by the coding sequence TTGATCATTTTCCGGAAAAGCCGATATCTAAAACCAAGACGCCAGCTCAAGTCATTAAAAGAAATCAACCTTGCCTGTTTATGGAAACAGGGGAAAAGAGGACTGGTCCTTGACCTGGATAACACGATCAGTCCCTGGAGGGAGAATGAAGTAACTCCGGAAGCTGATTCACTGATCAGGGAGGCTCTCAGATTGAAGTATAAAGTTTGTTTGCTGAGCAATGCCTCCTCCAAGCGTGTGGAAAGCATCGCTAGGCGATACAATATACCCTTTGTCGCCCCGGCCTTAAAACCTCTGAAAAAGCCTTACCGGAAAGCTATGGCCTTGATGAAGCTGCAAAGCGAGCAGGTTATAGCGGTGGGGGACCAGCTTTTTACGGATGTATTGGGTGGTAACCGGTCAGGCTGCTATACCGTTCTTGTCCCGCCACTGAATAAAAGGGAGTTTCTTTGGACTCGTTTGATGAGAGCCGTGGAAAGCCTGGTAATAGAAAACGGCTCGCAAAATGTTGATTAA
- a CDS encoding late competence development ComFB family protein — protein sequence MNYTLIWVWDVLDEMLAQRPEICRCEKCRYDMACLALNRLKPHYAVSKHGSVYTRTKMLSQQHQATVLTEVIRAIEQVSKNPHHLE from the coding sequence GTGAATTATACATTGATTTGGGTGTGGGATGTGTTAGACGAAATGCTGGCACAGAGACCCGAGATCTGCCGGTGTGAGAAATGTCGTTATGACATGGCCTGTCTGGCTCTCAACCGTCTTAAACCTCATTACGCCGTCAGCAAGCATGGTTCGGTATATACCAGAACTAAGATGCTTTCCCAGCAGCACCAAGCTACAGTGCTTACGGAAGTTATCAGGGCGATAGAACAGGTGAGCAAAAACCCTCACCATCTTGAATGA
- a CDS encoding shikimate kinase, with protein MKPNIVLIGFMGTGKTAVGKRLAALLNKTFYDTDQEIEEVSGMTVSQLFNKYGEVRFRSEENLAVARLAQHEDVVIATGGGVVLDKRNMELLAEKGIIICLTASPEVIYERVRRRNNRPLLRKGDMYQTIKELLAQREDFYRCADFYIDTSDMDLQDIIDRIIAFLNEYRRQEQEKENA; from the coding sequence ATGAAACCTAATATAGTTTTAATAGGCTTTATGGGAACAGGCAAAACTGCGGTGGGGAAAAGACTGGCGGCGCTTTTAAATAAAACCTTTTATGATACCGATCAGGAAATTGAAGAGGTTTCCGGGATGACAGTAAGCCAGCTGTTTAATAAGTACGGCGAGGTCCGGTTTCGCTCCGAAGAGAACCTTGCAGTGGCCAGGCTGGCCCAGCATGAGGATGTGGTGATTGCCACCGGAGGGGGTGTGGTGCTTGATAAAAGGAATATGGAGCTGCTTGCTGAAAAAGGGATTATCATTTGTTTGACCGCTTCTCCCGAAGTAATCTACGAAAGGGTTAGGCGCCGTAACAACAGGCCTCTTTTGAGAAAGGGCGACATGTACCAGACCATTAAGGAATTGCTGGCCCAAAGAGAGGATTTTTACAGGTGCGCCGATTTTTACATTGATACTTCCGACATGGACTTGCAGGATATTATCGACAGGATTATAGCCTTCCTTAACGAGTACCGCAGGCAGGAGCAGGAAAAAGAGAACGCCTGA
- a CDS encoding TldD/PmbA family protein, producing MDKKVILEVLKKALRHGADFAELFWEHKETSTIGCEENRIERINSGIDEGAGIRVICGDSTSYAYTNELSLDRLLVAAEIAGKVAWNKEKREREIKFFTPKTKAGFDIEVPPGEVKMETKAGRVLEASEAARRIDPRIRQVSVGYSDVRQQVIVANSEGVYVEDLRTRTRLSVNAVATGEGIVQTGYFTAGGTTGFEMFKENDPAEIGEKAARRAVLMLSAGPAPAGKMPVVISGQAGGTMIHEACGHGLEADLVQKGLSVYAGKKGKQVASLLVTVVDDGLLAGKYGSIRYDDEGCPAQKTVLIRNGVLEEFMYDYQTARREGRESTGNGRRESYHNRPLPRMRNTYIAPGKTDPERIIKETKEGLLVTAMGGGQVNTTNGDYVFDVAEAYLIRDGEVACPVRGATLTGNGPETLQLVEMVGKDWGFSIGVCGKDGQGVPVSDAQPTLAVKELIVGGRGNGRPNGRIRRL from the coding sequence ATGGATAAAAAAGTAATACTGGAAGTGTTAAAAAAAGCTCTCCGTCATGGGGCCGATTTTGCCGAACTGTTTTGGGAGCATAAAGAAACTTCCACTATCGGCTGCGAGGAAAACCGTATCGAGCGGATTAATTCGGGGATAGATGAAGGCGCTGGCATACGTGTCATTTGCGGAGACAGCACTTCGTACGCGTACACTAATGAGCTGAGCCTGGACAGGCTGCTTGTAGCGGCGGAGATCGCCGGGAAGGTAGCCTGGAATAAGGAGAAAAGGGAAAGAGAAATAAAGTTTTTTACCCCAAAGACCAAGGCCGGTTTCGACATCGAGGTTCCTCCCGGTGAAGTAAAAATGGAAACCAAGGCCGGCAGGGTCTTGGAAGCCAGCGAGGCCGCGCGGCGCATTGATCCCAGGATCCGCCAGGTGTCGGTAGGATACAGCGATGTCCGGCAGCAGGTGATTGTAGCCAATTCGGAAGGTGTATATGTTGAGGACCTCCGCACGAGGACCCGGCTTTCCGTAAATGCCGTTGCCACCGGGGAAGGAATTGTCCAGACAGGGTATTTTACGGCCGGCGGTACGACCGGCTTTGAAATGTTCAAGGAAAATGACCCGGCTGAAATCGGAGAAAAGGCAGCCCGGAGGGCTGTTCTCATGCTGTCTGCCGGTCCTGCTCCGGCAGGCAAGATGCCCGTGGTTATTTCGGGGCAAGCGGGCGGGACGATGATTCATGAGGCTTGCGGGCACGGGCTGGAAGCAGATCTTGTACAAAAAGGCCTTTCCGTTTATGCTGGAAAAAAGGGAAAACAGGTGGCTTCGCTGCTGGTAACAGTTGTTGACGATGGGCTTCTTGCGGGGAAATACGGCTCCATTCGTTATGATGATGAAGGATGCCCGGCTCAAAAGACAGTGCTGATAAGAAACGGGGTTCTGGAGGAGTTTATGTATGATTACCAGACCGCCCGCAGGGAAGGGCGCGAGTCCACCGGAAACGGGCGGCGCGAGTCATATCACAACCGCCCGCTTCCCCGCATGCGCAATACATACATCGCCCCGGGGAAAACTGATCCCGAAAGGATTATCAAAGAAACCAAGGAAGGGTTGCTGGTCACGGCCATGGGCGGCGGCCAGGTTAACACCACAAACGGTGACTACGTCTTTGACGTTGCCGAGGCTTACTTGATCCGGGACGGAGAAGTCGCCTGCCCGGTAAGAGGGGCAACTCTTACCGGAAACGGACCTGAAACTTTGCAGCTTGTGGAGATGGTAGGAAAGGACTGGGGTTTTTCTATAGGGGTATGCGGAAAAGACGGGCAAGGGGTACCTGTTTCTGATGCCCAGCCCACCCTGGCTGTGAAGGAATTGATTGTGGGCGGGAGAGGGAACGGCCGTCCAAACGGCCGAATCAGGAGATTGTAA